One genomic window of Polyangium aurulentum includes the following:
- a CDS encoding peptidoglycan-binding domain-containing protein, which yields MGDARHQARKSDHNLGNAVDITHDPASGCDGDLIASLAIRDSRVTYVIWNKRIYSKARAAEGWRPYKGTNPHTKHCHISIRSDARGDTRTWAWASAQGAPAPDTAQKPPPANKPAPKPPSGGHAPGTGGAGYPNTPLKKGMKGAAVRKVQARLRALGWDIGVDGIFGSETDRVVRAFQRRRALLDDGIVGPRTWKALFG from the coding sequence ATGGGCGACGCGCGTCACCAGGCTCGCAAGAGCGACCACAACCTGGGCAATGCGGTCGATATCACCCACGATCCGGCCTCCGGCTGCGACGGGGATCTGATCGCGTCGCTCGCCATCCGCGACTCGCGCGTCACGTACGTCATCTGGAACAAGCGGATCTACAGCAAAGCGCGCGCGGCCGAGGGGTGGCGCCCCTACAAGGGGACGAACCCGCACACGAAGCATTGCCATATCAGCATTCGCTCCGACGCCCGCGGCGACACGCGCACGTGGGCGTGGGCCTCGGCGCAGGGGGCGCCCGCGCCGGACACCGCGCAGAAGCCGCCGCCCGCGAACAAGCCCGCGCCGAAGCCGCCTTCGGGCGGGCACGCGCCGGGAACGGGAGGGGCGGGATACCCCAACACGCCATTGAAGAAGGGCATGAAGGGGGCGGCGGTGCGCAAGGTGCAGGCGCGCCTGCGCGCGCTCGGCTGGGATATCGGCGTGGACGGGATCTTCGGCTCGGAGACCGACCGCGTCGTGCGGGCGTTCCAGCGCCGCAGGGCTCTGCTCGACGACGGCATCGTCGGGCCGAGGACGTGGAAAGCGTTGTTCGGCTGA
- a CDS encoding DcrB-related protein — protein sequence MSVYYMNEAAFELPDVKVVDSTMTLLEFPSPSGRKIQINVQRFPLDPGKSLREIVTSQVGQATRSLRAYSVLFERDREIAGVPAIETAARWRSGDDMIYTRQAHLAFDGTWLVLAGNAPLEERETCDGYLDGVLGTLRIRD from the coding sequence ATGAGCGTCTATTACATGAACGAGGCGGCATTCGAGCTGCCCGACGTGAAGGTCGTCGATAGCACGATGACCCTGCTCGAGTTTCCTTCGCCGAGCGGGCGAAAGATCCAGATCAACGTGCAGCGATTTCCCCTCGATCCGGGCAAGAGCCTGCGGGAGATCGTCACGTCGCAAGTCGGGCAGGCGACGCGCTCCTTGCGCGCGTATTCGGTCCTGTTCGAGCGCGACCGGGAGATCGCGGGGGTGCCCGCGATCGAGACCGCCGCGCGGTGGCGCAGCGGCGACGACATGATCTACACGCGGCAGGCGCACCTCGCGTTCGACGGCACCTGGCTCGTGCTCGCGGGCAATGCGCCGCTCGAGGAGCGCGAGACGTGCGACGGGTACCTCGACGGGGTGCTCGGTACGCTGCGCATTCGGGATTGA
- a CDS encoding type VI secretion system Vgr family protein — MAAIPGLERPNLHVDVPIDESFDVREFTVDDGLSALFTVDLEVVCPNPALDFEELVGQPSAFHIELDEVAYPGAGKRSWSGVISEMHLVRSEPTGVSTYRMTIAPKLWLTTLRTNCRVFQQLTDLDIVKSILGEWGIEPVVECSRSYKTRKYRVQYQESDYAFMCRMLEAAGITFYFRGAEGESKLVLADTPENGKERRSPIEYSDEPMQGARYASGLRASRALTSGRITVADHDPRLKNEPLLGQAAPSSHPVESKLEQFAYVPGSFKFGNPGPKDTPTADDRGRTRTDPDEAKRIAEQIGAAAMARARRFVFDSNSLDLAPGLRVKIGQHPLTERVGQLLVSRTMLTGTFDSEAHVVAHAVSAKTPYRPDAVTPIPSINGVECAIVVGPAGETIHCDEFGRVRVQFHWDRYGNMDEQSSCWVPVNQAWAGEGLGALNIPRIGQEVIVGFVSGNPEEPMIVGRIFTNLLRPPFPLPANKTQNGFRSASVPSTGGFNMLMFEDKAGSEEIRIRAEKDWNTRVNNDTSLSVGQNRKMEIGGNDREHVEGNQKNSVSGDKIASIVGNLLSMTGGQRVMKTIGDFVSNALSHNISSEKGTTISVGKSMIHIGPDSIVIQTPKLYLNPGDSPAQQAALGQQVPAPSGD, encoded by the coding sequence ATGGCAGCGATACCCGGTCTCGAGCGCCCGAACCTGCACGTCGATGTCCCCATCGACGAGTCCTTCGACGTCCGCGAGTTCACCGTGGATGATGGGCTGTCCGCCCTCTTCACCGTCGACCTCGAGGTGGTCTGCCCGAACCCCGCCCTCGACTTCGAGGAGCTGGTGGGACAGCCGTCGGCATTCCACATCGAGCTCGACGAGGTCGCCTATCCGGGCGCCGGAAAGCGATCCTGGTCGGGCGTCATCTCGGAGATGCACCTCGTGCGCTCCGAGCCGACCGGCGTGTCCACCTACAGGATGACGATCGCGCCGAAGCTCTGGCTCACCACGCTCCGCACGAACTGCCGCGTCTTCCAGCAGCTCACCGATCTCGACATCGTCAAGAGCATCCTCGGCGAGTGGGGCATCGAGCCCGTCGTCGAGTGCTCGCGCTCGTACAAGACCCGCAAATATCGCGTCCAGTACCAGGAGAGCGATTACGCCTTCATGTGCCGCATGCTCGAGGCGGCGGGCATCACCTTCTACTTCCGCGGCGCCGAGGGCGAATCGAAGCTCGTCCTCGCCGACACGCCCGAGAACGGCAAGGAGCGCCGCTCTCCCATCGAATACAGCGACGAGCCGATGCAGGGCGCGCGCTACGCGAGCGGGCTTCGGGCCTCGCGCGCGCTCACGTCCGGGCGCATCACGGTGGCCGATCACGACCCGCGCCTGAAGAACGAGCCCCTGCTCGGGCAGGCCGCGCCGAGCTCGCACCCTGTCGAGTCGAAGCTCGAGCAATTCGCCTACGTGCCCGGCTCCTTCAAATTCGGCAACCCCGGGCCGAAGGACACGCCCACCGCCGACGATCGCGGCCGCACGCGCACCGATCCCGACGAGGCCAAGCGCATCGCAGAGCAGATCGGCGCCGCGGCGATGGCCCGCGCGAGGCGCTTCGTCTTCGATTCGAACTCGCTCGACCTCGCGCCGGGGCTGCGCGTCAAGATTGGGCAGCACCCGCTCACCGAGCGCGTGGGGCAGCTTCTCGTGTCGCGCACGATGCTCACCGGGACGTTCGACAGCGAGGCGCACGTGGTCGCCCACGCGGTCTCGGCGAAGACGCCCTATCGCCCCGACGCCGTGACGCCGATCCCCTCGATCAACGGCGTGGAATGCGCGATCGTCGTGGGGCCCGCGGGCGAGACGATTCATTGCGACGAGTTCGGTCGCGTGCGCGTGCAATTCCACTGGGATCGCTACGGGAACATGGACGAGCAGAGCTCGTGCTGGGTCCCGGTGAATCAGGCGTGGGCCGGCGAGGGCCTCGGCGCGCTGAACATCCCGCGCATCGGGCAGGAGGTGATCGTCGGCTTCGTGAGCGGTAACCCGGAAGAGCCGATGATCGTGGGCCGCATCTTCACGAACCTCTTGCGGCCGCCGTTCCCGCTGCCCGCGAACAAGACGCAGAATGGCTTCCGAAGCGCGTCTGTCCCGTCCACGGGCGGCTTCAACATGCTCATGTTCGAGGACAAGGCGGGCTCGGAGGAGATCCGGATCCGCGCCGAGAAGGACTGGAACACGCGCGTCAACAACGACACGTCGCTCTCCGTCGGCCAGAACCGCAAGATGGAGATCGGCGGCAACGACCGGGAGCACGTCGAGGGCAATCAGAAGAACTCGGTCTCTGGCGACAAGATCGCGAGCATCGTCGGTAACCTCCTGTCGATGACGGGCGGGCAGCGCGTGATGAAAACGATCGGCGACTTCGTCTCGAACGCGCTCTCGCACAACATCTCGAGCGAGAAGGGGACGACCATTTCGGTGGGCAAATCGATGATCCACATCGGGCCCGACTCGATCGTCATCCAGACGCCGAAGCTCTACCTGAACCCGGGCGACTCGCCGGCGCAGCAAGCGGCCCTGGGGCAGCAGGTCCCGGCGCCGAGCGGAGATTGA